Proteins encoded by one window of Chondromyces crocatus:
- a CDS encoding transglutaminase TgpA family protein, which yields MRFGVVHRIMTDALAALGVIALVMSGTFNRYVSWGILIGLALALMVRESWQRHPALRHLDTGALLFLVAAQVVRVIFTDASVLDVLVEFAAALQVIRLATRKGAAHDQQVIVLALLHLIAGTVLGGGLGYGLCFIGVLIVAPGALVLSHLRREVEGNYRQGARDRTGLPVDVPRILRSRRVVGRSFLAVTCLLSIPIFAFTAILFLIFPRVGLSLLLLNRGNTPRMIGFSGKVDLGVVGVLRSDPKLAMRVEVPGLPDPPPPRVTLHLRGTALDAYDGRTWTQSEIFRRPADTDAGLVALEGERYPDPAMDAVLRIDLEPIDPPVIFLPPYATGLRLKPRGQLGMDSGTATFRGAEGEFRYQPLDDRGLTYEAFISRQKRSSFQRVTQADRQRYTQLPRNLPQRIRNLAKEWVGDAKEPAAKAQAIEARLRTDYRYDLASPSGKDPQPLDHFLFESKRGHCEFYSTAMAVMLRTLDVPTRNVTGFVGGTWNRFGRFYAVRQGDAHSWVEVFLDGKGWVTFDPTPPADAAPKSEVQGMWAYLRDLIEATSQRWDRHVVGYDLNQQVSLFETLTSRYRRGARGPTGGWSRSPAFLVIGLVLSVGGGLLYWHWRRSRAGDGEGRKSDARSPSAILATSLYEALDAAMGVQGIPRSPGVPPLKHAELLQALEHPLAQEVLELTEIYLSARFGGHAITEAEARAFEQRVKAIRVTELRDPRGGSALAAV from the coding sequence GTGAGGTTCGGCGTCGTCCACCGGATCATGACCGACGCCCTCGCGGCGCTCGGCGTCATCGCTCTGGTGATGAGCGGCACCTTCAACCGCTACGTGAGCTGGGGCATCCTGATCGGCCTCGCCCTCGCCCTCATGGTGCGCGAGTCGTGGCAACGGCACCCGGCGCTGCGCCACCTGGACACGGGCGCCTTGCTCTTCCTCGTCGCCGCGCAGGTCGTCCGGGTGATCTTCACCGACGCCAGCGTGCTCGACGTGCTGGTCGAGTTCGCGGCGGCGCTGCAGGTCATCCGCCTCGCCACCCGCAAGGGCGCCGCGCACGACCAGCAGGTCATCGTGCTCGCGCTCTTGCACCTCATCGCCGGGACGGTGCTCGGCGGTGGTCTCGGCTACGGCCTGTGCTTCATCGGCGTGCTCATCGTCGCGCCAGGCGCGCTGGTGCTCAGCCACCTCCGGCGCGAGGTCGAGGGCAACTACCGTCAGGGCGCGCGCGATCGCACGGGGCTCCCGGTCGACGTTCCCCGCATCCTCCGATCGCGGCGGGTGGTCGGTCGCTCCTTCCTCGCCGTCACCTGCCTGCTCTCGATCCCCATCTTCGCCTTCACCGCGATCCTGTTCCTGATCTTCCCGCGGGTCGGCCTGTCGCTCCTCCTCCTCAACCGCGGCAACACCCCGCGGATGATCGGCTTCTCCGGCAAGGTCGATCTCGGCGTGGTCGGCGTGCTGCGCAGCGATCCCAAGCTCGCCATGCGGGTCGAGGTCCCCGGCCTCCCCGACCCGCCGCCCCCGCGCGTCACCCTTCATCTGCGCGGCACCGCCCTCGACGCCTACGACGGCCGGACCTGGACCCAGAGCGAGATCTTCAGGCGCCCGGCAGACACCGACGCCGGCCTCGTCGCACTCGAAGGCGAGCGCTACCCCGATCCTGCGATGGACGCGGTCCTGCGCATCGATCTCGAGCCCATCGATCCTCCGGTCATCTTCCTCCCGCCCTACGCCACGGGCCTCCGGCTCAAGCCACGCGGTCAGCTCGGCATGGACTCGGGGACGGCGACCTTTCGCGGAGCCGAGGGCGAGTTCCGCTACCAGCCGCTCGACGACCGCGGCCTCACCTACGAGGCATTCATCTCCCGGCAGAAGAGGTCATCGTTCCAGCGCGTCACCCAGGCCGATCGTCAGCGCTACACTCAGCTCCCCCGCAACCTTCCGCAGCGCATCCGCAATCTCGCCAAGGAGTGGGTGGGCGACGCGAAGGAGCCGGCCGCCAAGGCCCAGGCCATCGAAGCGCGGCTCCGCACCGACTACCGCTACGACCTCGCCTCGCCTTCCGGCAAGGATCCGCAGCCCCTCGACCACTTCCTCTTCGAGTCGAAGCGCGGCCACTGCGAGTTCTACTCCACGGCCATGGCGGTCATGCTGCGCACCCTGGACGTGCCCACCCGCAACGTGACCGGCTTCGTGGGCGGAACGTGGAACCGCTTCGGCCGTTTCTACGCCGTGCGCCAGGGCGACGCGCACTCCTGGGTCGAGGTGTTCCTCGATGGCAAAGGCTGGGTGACGTTCGATCCCACGCCGCCAGCCGACGCCGCGCCGAAGAGCGAGGTCCAGGGAATGTGGGCCTACCTTCGGGACCTCATCGAAGCCACCAGCCAGCGGTGGGATCGACACGTCGTCGGCTACGACCTCAACCAGCAGGTGAGCCTCTTCGAGACGCTCACCTCGCGCTACCGACGTGGTGCTCGCGGCCCGACGGGCGGCTGGTCCCGCTCCCCTGCATTCCTCGTGATCGGCCTCGTCCTCTCGGTTGGCGGAGGGCTGCTCTACTGGCACTGGCGCCGGAGCCGCGCCGGAGACGGCGAGGGGCGCAAATCCGATGCGCGCTCGCCGAGTGCGATCCTGGCGACCTCCCTCTACGAGGCGCTCGACGCGGCCATGGGCGTCCAGGGGATCCCTCGCTCCCCCGGTGTCCCTCCGCTCAAGCACGCGGAGCTGCTCCAGGCCCTGGAGCACCCGCTGGCGCAGGAGGTCCTCGAGCTGACCGAGATTTACCTGAGCGCGCGGTTCGGGGGTCATGCGATCACCGAGGCCGAGGCGCGTGCGTTCGAGCAGCGCGTGAAGGCCATCCGCGTCACCGAGCTCAGAGATCCACGCGGTGGGAGCGCCCTGGCTGCCGTCTAG
- a CDS encoding DUF58 domain-containing protein, which translates to MGAEGGAQDRRAGTAQAGTPSPLRPAEARRAPGHGPRRELPPTPQRTLAQRLLRALRPPRKLKFTREGKYYLGITLGVGFAAINTGNNLLYLLLGMLLSLIVVSGVMSDLSLRHLTVTRRLPARAQVGRPHLVEIEVYNHKGRIPSYAIEVEDLRAGQPADKRCFFLKISPASAQVAAYRRTPGRRGRDRHTGFRIATRFPFGLFEKSREVEAEGDLIIYPAVDPVRLPAEDSGRREGGTSLSGRGSGDETYGLRPMRDGDDPRDIYWKKSTMRDQLVLRERARETRPDVQILIDNVRMKEAGEAFAPSFEKRIREVASRSVAHIKRGDGVVVATTSGDRVRGDKSIGSDPILRFLALLDAVDEPAAPVAQPDRLPRPSAPPAAPPPAVPTAPRAARSVS; encoded by the coding sequence ATGGGCGCAGAAGGGGGTGCGCAAGATCGCCGCGCGGGCACAGCCCAGGCTGGAACTCCGTCCCCTCTCCGACCGGCGGAAGCACGCCGCGCTCCCGGGCACGGGCCACGCCGCGAGCTGCCTCCCACGCCCCAGCGCACGCTCGCGCAGCGGCTGCTCCGCGCCTTGCGCCCCCCGCGCAAGCTGAAGTTCACCCGCGAAGGCAAATACTATCTGGGCATCACCCTGGGTGTCGGGTTCGCCGCGATCAACACCGGCAACAACCTGCTCTACCTGCTGCTCGGCATGCTCCTGTCGCTCATCGTGGTGTCCGGGGTGATGAGCGACCTGTCGCTGCGCCACCTCACGGTGACCCGGAGGCTCCCGGCCCGTGCGCAGGTCGGGCGGCCTCACCTCGTCGAGATCGAGGTCTACAACCACAAAGGGCGCATCCCCTCCTACGCCATCGAGGTGGAGGACCTCCGCGCCGGCCAGCCAGCCGACAAGCGCTGCTTCTTCCTCAAGATCAGCCCCGCCAGCGCCCAGGTCGCGGCCTACCGCCGCACCCCGGGTCGCCGCGGTCGCGACCGACACACCGGATTCCGCATCGCCACGCGGTTTCCCTTCGGCCTGTTCGAGAAGTCACGCGAGGTGGAGGCCGAGGGCGACCTCATCATCTACCCCGCCGTCGATCCGGTGCGCTTGCCCGCCGAGGACTCGGGCCGGCGTGAAGGGGGGACCAGCCTGAGTGGTCGCGGCAGCGGCGACGAGACGTACGGGCTCCGACCGATGCGGGACGGTGATGATCCGCGCGACATCTACTGGAAGAAGAGCACCATGCGCGATCAGCTCGTGCTCCGCGAGCGGGCGCGTGAGACGCGCCCCGACGTCCAGATCCTCATCGACAACGTCCGCATGAAGGAGGCTGGAGAGGCCTTCGCACCGTCGTTCGAGAAGCGCATCCGCGAGGTGGCCTCGCGCTCCGTGGCCCACATCAAGCGGGGCGACGGCGTCGTGGTGGCCACCACCAGCGGCGACCGCGTGCGCGGCGACAAGTCGATCGGCTCGGACCCGATCCTGCGGTTCCTCGCGCTCCTCGACGCCGTCGACGAGCCGGCCGCGCCGGTCGCCCAGCCCGATCGCCTCCCCCGACCTTCGGCGCCGCCCGCGGCCCCGCCGCCGGCCGTACCCACAGCGCCACGGGCGGCGAGGAGCGTGTCGTGA
- a CDS encoding AAA family ATPase, with protein MTSALPVAREASPLLLKLRAAVEHALEGKPEAVELALIALLARGHVLIEDVPGVGKTTLARALAKAVGGELRRVQFTSDLLPSDVLGVSVFDQRNGHFSFKPGPIFANVLLADEINRASPRTQSALLEAMNEGQVSVDGSTNLLPEPFFVLATQNPQDFAGTFPLPESQLDRFMVRIRIGYPPPQVEMRLLLQGGDGDRARNVPQVLDPAQLVAMQREVDRVELDPSLATYLHAVLMATRTSPTLSLGASPRAGMNLARAARGRAVLQGRNYCIADDVHDLAVPVLAHRVRLSAHAEGYMPSRDECEAAVRDLVARVPVPL; from the coding sequence ATGACATCGGCGCTTCCGGTCGCACGTGAAGCTTCACCCCTGCTGCTGAAGCTCCGCGCCGCCGTGGAGCACGCGCTGGAGGGCAAACCCGAGGCGGTCGAACTCGCGCTCATCGCGCTCCTCGCCCGCGGACACGTCCTCATCGAAGACGTCCCTGGGGTCGGCAAGACCACCCTGGCGCGGGCGCTGGCGAAGGCCGTGGGGGGCGAACTCCGTCGCGTGCAATTCACCAGCGACCTGCTCCCCAGCGACGTGCTCGGCGTGAGCGTGTTCGACCAGCGGAACGGGCACTTCTCGTTCAAGCCCGGCCCCATCTTCGCCAACGTGCTCCTCGCGGACGAGATCAACCGCGCGAGCCCCCGCACCCAGTCCGCGCTGCTGGAGGCCATGAACGAGGGACAGGTCTCCGTCGACGGGAGCACCAACCTGCTGCCGGAGCCCTTCTTCGTTCTCGCGACGCAGAACCCGCAGGACTTCGCCGGGACGTTCCCTCTTCCCGAGTCCCAGCTCGACCGCTTCATGGTCAGGATCCGGATCGGCTACCCGCCGCCCCAGGTCGAGATGCGCCTGCTCCTGCAGGGCGGCGACGGCGACCGGGCCCGCAACGTCCCCCAGGTCCTCGACCCCGCACAGCTCGTTGCGATGCAGCGTGAAGTGGACCGGGTCGAGCTGGACCCTTCGCTGGCGACCTACCTGCACGCGGTGCTGATGGCGACGCGCACGAGCCCCACGCTGTCGCTCGGGGCTTCTCCGCGTGCTGGCATGAACCTGGCGCGAGCGGCCCGGGGGCGCGCCGTGCTGCAAGGGCGAAACTACTGCATCGCCGACGACGTTCATGATCTGGCCGTGCCCGTGCTGGCCCACCGCGTCCGCCTCTCGGCGCACGCCGAGGGCTACATGCCGAGCCGCGACGAGTGCGAGGCGGCCGTGCGCGATCTCGTCGCGCGGGTGCCGGTCCCCCTCTGA
- a CDS encoding decaprenyl-phosphate phosphoribosyltransferase, whose translation MTASGSLTRLNGAADQPASGTSPGREQRAEGADARAAEERSGASPGEPGEVKAQPRDAASAPPSSGSGSLPPAGRVPESDPPYVNPLAEPPILPESPTGSLLWRVRGMIRTLRPHQWVKNLFVLAPVVFAKHLTHPSIIKSALGAFAIFCLLAGAIYTLNDLVDVKADRVHPVKRYRPIASGRVPIPVAKVMTVVLVVVALGGALIGPFEFFLTAVAYFVLNLAYSFRLKKVAYLDVGCIALGFVLRVLAGGFATKTPISGFMVACTALLALFLGFGKRRHELAGVNAAKQRAALEAYSPRALTMALALTGVTTVGTYLAYTLDSTTRSFFQSEYLWITTIHPLFGVFRFLQLVAGRPKAESPTQEMLRDVPFVLNLVMYVAEVIFIVYRLRPS comes from the coding sequence GTGACTGCTTCGGGATCCTTGACGCGCCTGAACGGTGCTGCCGACCAACCTGCCTCGGGCACTTCTCCAGGGCGCGAACAGCGTGCAGAGGGCGCCGACGCGCGCGCTGCAGAAGAGAGGAGCGGCGCCTCGCCGGGTGAGCCGGGTGAGGTGAAGGCCCAGCCGAGAGATGCCGCCTCGGCTCCGCCCTCGTCGGGCAGCGGGTCGCTCCCTCCTGCGGGGCGGGTCCCCGAGAGTGACCCGCCGTATGTCAACCCCCTCGCCGAGCCGCCGATCTTGCCGGAGTCCCCCACGGGGAGCTTGCTCTGGCGCGTGCGGGGGATGATCCGGACGCTGCGTCCTCACCAGTGGGTGAAGAACCTGTTCGTCCTGGCGCCGGTGGTGTTCGCCAAGCACCTGACCCACCCCTCGATCATCAAGAGCGCCCTCGGCGCGTTCGCGATCTTCTGCCTGCTCGCCGGGGCCATCTACACGCTGAACGATCTCGTCGACGTGAAGGCGGACCGGGTCCACCCCGTCAAGCGCTACCGGCCCATCGCCTCGGGGCGGGTGCCCATCCCGGTGGCGAAGGTCATGACGGTCGTCCTGGTGGTGGTCGCGCTCGGGGGAGCGTTGATCGGCCCCTTCGAGTTCTTTCTGACGGCGGTCGCTTATTTCGTCCTGAACCTGGCCTACTCGTTCCGGCTGAAGAAGGTGGCGTACCTCGACGTCGGATGCATCGCCCTCGGCTTCGTGCTGCGCGTCCTCGCCGGCGGCTTCGCGACCAAGACGCCGATCTCGGGCTTCATGGTGGCCTGCACCGCGCTGCTCGCGCTGTTCCTCGGCTTCGGAAAGCGACGTCACGAGCTGGCCGGGGTGAATGCTGCCAAGCAGCGCGCCGCGCTCGAGGCCTACTCACCGCGCGCGCTCACGATGGCGCTCGCGCTCACCGGCGTGACCACGGTCGGCACCTACCTGGCGTACACGCTGGATTCGACGACCCGGTCGTTCTTCCAGAGCGAGTACCTCTGGATCACCACGATCCACCCGCTCTTCGGGGTCTTCCGGTTCCTTCAGCTCGTGGCGGGTCGCCCGAAGGCGGAGAGCCCGACGCAGGAGATGCTCCGGGACGTCCCGTTCGTTTTGAACCTGGTCATGTACGTCGCAGAGGTCATCTTCATCGTGTACCGGTTGAGGCCCTCCTGA
- a CDS encoding CPBP family glutamic-type intramembrane protease, producing MTDPEVRHVEAPRPPPKSDPLTDMALTLPIFVLYHLGVVFLPVRNAADPVTAELRSLANHSLLLYAGLTLSLGAAFVVVLGLLGRGHALHTRRFALVAVEGTLYAVLMRFAGAYAVGSLRLGPPGGSGVFTGMVMSMGAGFYEEIMFRVGLFGLGALAIKFVFGKGLQGLFLMAGWGLIAAAVFAGWHYVGPLGDPWDVRSFVFRMACGLVLTAIYAFRGFAPAVWTHVLYDVWVMVLR from the coding sequence ATGACCGACCCCGAGGTTCGCCACGTCGAGGCGCCGCGCCCGCCGCCGAAGAGCGATCCGCTCACCGACATGGCGCTGACGCTGCCGATCTTCGTGCTGTACCATCTGGGGGTCGTCTTCCTCCCGGTGCGTAACGCGGCCGATCCGGTCACCGCTGAGCTGCGGTCGCTGGCCAACCACAGCCTCCTCCTTTACGCCGGCCTGACGCTCTCGCTCGGGGCCGCGTTCGTCGTGGTGCTGGGCCTCCTCGGCCGGGGTCACGCCCTGCACACGCGGAGGTTCGCGCTGGTCGCCGTGGAGGGGACGCTCTACGCGGTGCTCATGCGCTTCGCCGGCGCCTACGCGGTGGGCTCCCTCCGCCTGGGGCCTCCGGGCGGCAGCGGCGTCTTCACCGGCATGGTGATGTCGATGGGCGCGGGCTTCTACGAAGAGATCATGTTCCGCGTCGGCCTCTTCGGTCTGGGCGCGCTGGCCATCAAGTTCGTGTTCGGCAAGGGGCTTCAGGGCCTGTTCCTCATGGCCGGATGGGGGCTCATCGCCGCCGCGGTCTTCGCCGGGTGGCACTACGTCGGGCCCCTCGGCGATCCGTGGGACGTTCGATCGTTTGTGTTCCGGATGGCGTGCGGTCTGGTCCTCACCGCCATCTATGCGTTCCGTGGCTTCGCCCCGGCGGTGTGGACACACGTGCTCTACGACGTGTGGGTGATGGTCCTGCGCTGA
- a CDS encoding UTP--glucose-1-phosphate uridylyltransferase: MALRAQLATLPASLLERLRTRGFDPEQLLRWATLVGQERDARNRLSGTVEPPAPEDIADIPAEGTPAQARYRALGLEALRRGEVALCVLAGGMATRMGGVVKALVEVLPGRTFLDLRLGESEHLARVAGVPVPLWLMTSEATEKPIREALGPRLGSEGDRYATFEQHVALRLTPSGELFLDEAGEPSVYATGHGDLPDALRRSGLLERFIARGGRVVWMANLDNLGASVDPVILGWHLAHGGPLSVEVVDKVGSDKGGGPLRWDGRTIIAEDFRLPLGFDAQQVPVFNTNTFLVSATALQDLSMEWTYVEVEKKVGDRDAVQFERILNELTIGLPARVLRVPRDGLASRFLPVKDVAELERRRPEIEAVARSRGMIP; encoded by the coding sequence ATGGCCCTGAGAGCACAGCTCGCCACCCTCCCCGCTTCCCTCCTCGAGCGCTTGCGGACCCGGGGCTTCGATCCCGAGCAGCTCCTGCGCTGGGCGACGCTGGTGGGCCAAGAGCGGGACGCGCGGAACCGCCTGTCCGGGACCGTGGAACCCCCGGCCCCCGAGGACATCGCCGACATCCCGGCGGAGGGCACGCCAGCGCAGGCCCGGTACCGCGCGCTGGGGCTCGAGGCGCTTCGTCGCGGCGAGGTGGCGCTCTGCGTCCTGGCTGGAGGCATGGCGACCCGCATGGGTGGCGTGGTCAAGGCGCTGGTCGAGGTCTTGCCAGGCCGCACCTTCCTGGACCTCCGCCTCGGCGAGAGCGAGCACCTGGCGCGGGTCGCTGGTGTCCCAGTCCCCCTGTGGCTCATGACGAGCGAGGCCACGGAGAAGCCCATCCGCGAGGCGCTCGGCCCCCGGCTCGGCAGCGAGGGCGACCGCTATGCCACGTTCGAACAGCACGTGGCGCTCCGCTTGACACCATCGGGGGAACTCTTCCTCGACGAGGCCGGAGAGCCGAGCGTGTACGCGACGGGCCACGGGGATCTGCCCGACGCCTTGCGTCGGAGCGGGCTCCTGGAGCGCTTCATCGCGCGCGGGGGCCGCGTGGTGTGGATGGCCAACCTCGACAACCTGGGCGCCTCGGTCGATCCGGTCATTCTCGGCTGGCACCTCGCGCACGGGGGACCGCTGAGCGTGGAGGTCGTCGACAAGGTGGGCTCCGACAAGGGCGGGGGCCCGCTGCGGTGGGACGGCCGGACGATCATCGCCGAGGACTTCCGCCTGCCGCTGGGCTTCGACGCGCAGCAGGTGCCGGTGTTCAACACCAACACGTTCCTCGTGAGCGCCACGGCGCTCCAGGACCTTTCGATGGAATGGACCTATGTCGAGGTGGAAAAGAAGGTGGGTGACCGCGACGCGGTGCAGTTCGAGCGCATCCTGAACGAGCTCACGATCGGTCTGCCTGCCCGTGTGCTCCGGGTACCGCGTGACGGGCTCGCCTCGCGCTTCCTCCCCGTCAAGGACGTGGCCGAGCTGGAGCGTCGGAGACCGGAGATCGAAGCCGTGGCGCGGTCGCGCGGCATGATCCCCTGA
- a CDS encoding NUDIX hydrolase, with amino-acid sequence MPLPNFPRLALRCVEALPSRDEPGFLHLQRRVLRVEFDDGTLSEPFVYDAVGRERLDAVVIAPYFRDVRGDMQVYLRSALRPPAAARPEAAWPVPERATLGHLWELPAGLVEVGERSVDGLRRCAARELHEEVGFDMAPEAFAELGPPSFPAPGIIAERHFYFHVEVDPERRVRPIEDGSPLERGAAVIAVALHEALELVRHGEIEDAKTEIGLRRLRELG; translated from the coding sequence ATGCCCCTGCCCAACTTCCCGCGGCTCGCGCTCCGGTGCGTCGAGGCGCTGCCTTCGAGAGACGAGCCGGGTTTTCTGCACCTCCAGCGCCGCGTGCTGCGTGTGGAGTTCGACGATGGCACCCTGAGCGAGCCCTTCGTCTACGATGCGGTGGGGAGGGAGCGCCTGGACGCGGTGGTGATCGCGCCCTACTTCCGTGATGTGCGGGGTGACATGCAGGTGTATCTGCGCTCGGCCTTGCGGCCACCGGCTGCGGCGCGACCCGAGGCGGCGTGGCCCGTCCCGGAGCGGGCGACGCTGGGGCACCTGTGGGAGCTGCCTGCAGGTCTGGTGGAGGTGGGCGAGCGCAGCGTCGACGGCTTGCGACGGTGTGCGGCGCGCGAGCTGCATGAGGAGGTGGGGTTCGACATGGCGCCCGAGGCGTTCGCGGAGCTCGGCCCTCCGTCGTTTCCCGCGCCGGGCATCATCGCGGAGCGTCACTTCTACTTCCATGTCGAGGTCGACCCGGAGCGGAGGGTGAGGCCGATCGAGGACGGCTCTCCCCTGGAGCGTGGTGCGGCCGTGATCGCGGTCGCGCTGCACGAGGCACTCGAGCTGGTGAGGCATGGTGAGATCGAGGACGCGAAGACCGAGATCGGACTTCGACGCCTCAGGGAGCTCGGATGA
- a CDS encoding NAD(+)/NADH kinase, whose product MRFLPAPRARPRIALVVKRSAWRIYLEERKDPRLGRLVEIGDPTVARLRASHDAHEQTVREVKTALERLDAEVLHVRGSSQAFDARGQDLVVTVGGDGTLLSASHSVEEVPILGINSAPEHSVGFFCGARSGEAASAIEKALRGALRRAVLTRMMVTLNGRVVTSRILNEALFCHASPAATSRYLVRLGKVEEEQKSSGFWIGPAAGSTAAQRSAGGRVLPLTSNKLQLVVREPYTPHGEDYRLRHALLAQGTRLVVRSKMHEAKLFFDGAVNSVDVGFGDVLELMHAPQPLTVLGISTKRKWGTGSPTLFREP is encoded by the coding sequence ATGCGTTTTCTTCCGGCGCCGCGTGCCCGGCCCCGGATCGCGCTGGTCGTCAAGCGTTCGGCGTGGCGGATCTACCTCGAGGAGAGGAAGGATCCGCGCCTCGGACGGCTGGTCGAGATCGGTGATCCCACGGTGGCCCGGCTCCGGGCGTCGCACGATGCCCACGAGCAGACCGTCCGCGAGGTGAAGACGGCCCTCGAGCGCCTCGACGCGGAGGTGCTGCACGTGCGGGGCTCCTCGCAAGCGTTCGACGCGCGGGGGCAGGATCTGGTGGTGACGGTCGGCGGTGACGGCACCCTCCTCAGCGCATCCCACAGTGTCGAAGAGGTGCCCATCCTCGGCATCAACAGCGCGCCAGAGCACTCGGTCGGCTTCTTCTGCGGTGCGCGCAGCGGTGAGGCGGCGTCGGCGATCGAGAAGGCGCTGAGGGGAGCGCTGCGCCGCGCGGTCCTCACCCGGATGATGGTCACCCTGAACGGCCGGGTGGTGACCTCGCGGATCCTCAACGAGGCGCTCTTCTGCCACGCCTCGCCGGCCGCGACATCGCGCTACCTGGTCCGCCTCGGCAAGGTGGAAGAAGAGCAGAAGTCGAGTGGCTTCTGGATCGGCCCTGCCGCCGGCTCGACCGCTGCCCAGCGCTCCGCGGGCGGCAGGGTGCTACCGCTCACCTCGAACAAGCTCCAGCTCGTGGTGCGTGAGCCTTACACCCCGCACGGCGAAGACTACCGGCTCCGCCACGCGCTGCTCGCGCAGGGGACCCGCCTCGTGGTCCGCAGCAAGATGCACGAAGCGAAGCTCTTCTTCGACGGGGCGGTGAACTCGGTCGATGTGGGGTTCGGTGACGTGCTGGAGCTGATGCACGCGCCGCAGCCGCTGACGGTGCTCGGGATCTCGACGAAGCGGAAGTGGGGGACGGGCTCGCCGACGCTGTTCCGGGAGCCATGA
- a CDS encoding PEGA domain-containing protein — translation MRLPRALLFAATFAALVPASPHPASAQLSAEQRAEAQSLTTQGRNALRQQRFADAIDPLTRAVELAPTPQLKLELAQALSGAQRLVEASKILHEIGNAPAETPQAKQTQAAARKMVSEVEARIPWIQIAVLGPKEGEARILIDGKETDASFEVPIDPGEHTVRVEAEGFKPVERQPALAEGEHLELELTLEPDGSVEKEVEPAPLPPPKPRRSTPTLAMVAFGAGGLGVAVGSLFGILAFTETSAAKEHCAGNICPNTPDVVSSRDAALRNGTISTVGFVVGGVGLAAGAVLLLTAPKRPAPSASPSQEAATIRPWIGAGQAGVVGTF, via the coding sequence ATGCGTCTGCCCCGCGCCCTCCTCTTCGCGGCCACCTTCGCCGCTCTGGTCCCGGCCTCCCCTCACCCCGCCTCGGCCCAGCTCAGCGCCGAGCAGCGCGCCGAGGCGCAGTCGCTCACGACCCAGGGTCGCAACGCGCTCCGACAGCAGCGCTTCGCCGACGCCATCGATCCCCTGACCCGCGCCGTGGAGCTTGCGCCGACCCCTCAGCTCAAGCTGGAACTCGCCCAGGCCCTTTCGGGCGCACAGCGCCTCGTCGAGGCGAGCAAGATCCTCCACGAGATCGGCAACGCCCCGGCGGAGACCCCTCAGGCCAAGCAGACCCAGGCCGCGGCGCGCAAGATGGTGAGTGAGGTCGAGGCGCGCATCCCATGGATCCAGATCGCCGTGCTCGGACCCAAGGAGGGTGAAGCCCGCATCCTCATCGATGGCAAAGAGACGGACGCGAGCTTCGAGGTCCCGATCGATCCAGGTGAGCACACGGTCCGGGTCGAGGCCGAGGGGTTCAAGCCCGTGGAGCGGCAGCCAGCGCTTGCCGAGGGGGAGCACCTCGAGCTGGAGCTGACCCTGGAGCCCGATGGCAGCGTGGAAAAGGAGGTCGAGCCGGCCCCCTTGCCCCCGCCGAAGCCACGTCGTTCGACGCCCACGCTGGCGATGGTCGCGTTCGGCGCGGGCGGCCTCGGGGTCGCGGTCGGCTCGCTCTTCGGCATCCTGGCCTTCACCGAGACGAGCGCGGCGAAGGAGCACTGCGCGGGGAACATCTGTCCCAATACGCCGGACGTCGTCAGCTCGAGGGACGCCGCGCTGCGCAACGGGACCATCTCCACCGTGGGCTTCGTCGTGGGTGGCGTCGGGCTCGCCGCGGGAGCGGTGCTGCTCTTGACCGCCCCGAAGCGCCCCGCCCCCTCGGCCTCTCCCTCGCAGGAGGCCGCGACCATCCGTCCCTGGATCGGCGCTGGGCAGGCCGGCGTGGTCGGGACGTTCTGA
- a CDS encoding HU family DNA-binding protein has protein sequence MAGKKTDGKKVAALSKSALINAVVESTEGELTRKQVKAILESLTDIAYKELKKTGVFTMPGFAKFRVVKKPATKAREGINPFTKEPMTFPAKPASKSVRARPIKAIKDSVA, from the coding sequence ATGGCTGGCAAGAAGACCGATGGGAAGAAGGTGGCTGCGCTCAGCAAGAGTGCGCTGATCAACGCCGTGGTCGAGTCGACCGAGGGCGAGCTGACCCGCAAGCAGGTCAAGGCGATCCTCGAGTCCCTCACGGACATTGCCTACAAGGAGCTGAAGAAGACCGGCGTGTTCACGATGCCGGGGTTCGCCAAGTTCCGCGTGGTGAAGAAGCCTGCGACCAAGGCGCGCGAAGGCATCAATCCCTTCACCAAGGAGCCGATGACGTTCCCGGCGAAGCCCGCCAGCAAGTCGGTGCGCGCCCGGCCGATCAAGGCCATCAAAGACTCGGTGGCCTGA